Proteins encoded together in one Salvelinus fontinalis isolate EN_2023a chromosome 6, ASM2944872v1, whole genome shotgun sequence window:
- the LOC129857263 gene encoding zinc finger protein 836-like isoform X1 yields the protein MVAMEMAAEDIVIQETVGAEVELLEDVNKAQKQSPPDREHSENPNFISTPVHLEIPRFSVPRPFSIPEDSSDDDCELSGDSISAYGMHSMELGGKCWECGVQFKSGQELIEHFESHRSKVSTSCNICQVTFSRTVSLAMHLVNAHPNSVLHCSNCQLHFSNLWDLNKHIGIHLFTELLNTPLGDISNNGLNSSEETLKGQYTLPSALALKHEDYSNDGSEENLNAQCTLPSAVTLDHTYSMESNGRMTKTRHRLEEDVKPDPSTLTLGPSILTPSLRIRVKLERGVEVDGAPLQWDEGMSDGEGSEHSEDTESAGGTDNDRLTESSGETDIDEEDIRLSEEEEEEMKSKQGEDRKYDIRSEKEDEDAEILIDQDGEPSSSERESEFDPEELSDSDSGSSSTGESSGSSYTPVRTRKAKTRPSWTKRPQTKLSQVKPYYCIYCTKGPYHNMDFHVKTCNMKDFQCSLCQAVFPTEMAMLDHEVQTHSEAISGQMYTCEFCRQVFPDLAIYKNHNCPKKDTSAPHVPDPTTCIHCGTGPFTNMDVHLRSCSWKGLTCTECRVLFHNRKALQNHNVSVHGQLSTMCAVCGRGPFTDMDFHLRSCSRDWSLQCSECKVQFPSEKFLVDHNLQYHSATSKTSDQGVCVYCGSGPFTSLDIHMRTCSKQKGLKCSVCNVFFPTESVLADHMVCYHSTPYHVHRTPYQVQSIPYQVQNRDSETPEGTCLHCGRGPFTSLDIHLRTCSGKKGFKCFVCNVFFPTETALADHKVLVHSIPSETPDKGTCDHCGKGPFTNLDNHMKTCSERKCIQCSVCKFFFPSDVLANHMISYHSTKSRVQSPVTETPDKGACVHCGRGPFTSLEHHMKYCNKQKGIQCVMCKAYFLTEGSLVDHIVLAHADKLVTQAGGSSTTTFSFVPMAISTTSGRQSPSSSTLMCYSSGNKELKRLAPVPVADQGPSPVGQLTPAGQSPVSLPRVMLSTTSSSQPAVPVVATLLFDNTGGGPGKMARLVPVAPQTNPPKPQVTAPMQTNTAKPLGQFSNLLQQTIHQAKSVQQQTPRPTTLAMDPIRSPTTPSPRPVSASAPGKITLIRLSPVPTPPQAQSSPLTLAFAPAPLSIMCMFVNRSKELALEKRMKMSWRSKGTYTCRQCGAVSQQPSLSVKHRYLHRGSRRYRCHCGRSFLRRLHLLRHYLQHAQATRYICTACGETFDGAKCLAQHMVGASSTTRCPGDSITLKLRKECRIPFSCHCGQMFCRPAAFLWHKLKNTQRT from the exons ATGGTTGCTATGGAGATGGCTGCTGAAGACATAGTGATTCAGGAGACCGTGGGGGCAGAGGTGGAGCTACTGGAGGATGTGAACAAAGCCCAGAAGCAGAGTCCACCG GACAGGGAACACTCTGAAAATCCCAACTTTATTTCTACTCCTGTACACTTG GAGATCCCCAGGTTTTCTGTGCCACGCCCGTTCTCCATTCCAGAGGACTCGAGTGACGATGACTGTGAACTGTCAGGGGACAGCATCTCTGCTTACGGCATGCATTCCATGGAGCTGGGGGGAAAGTGCTGGGAATGTGGCGTGCAATTCAAGTCTGGCCAGGAGTTGATCGAACACTTTGAGAGCCACAGGTCCAAGGTCTCAACGTCCTGCAACATATGTCAAGTGACTTTCAGTCGCACAGTATCACTGGCTATGCACCTAGTCAACGCACacccaaactcagtcctccatTGCAGCAACTGCCAGCTGCATTTCAGCAACTTGTGGGATCTCAACAAGCACATAGGAATACACTTGTTCACCGAGTTGTTAAATACACCCCTTGGGGACATCTCAAATAATGGCTTGAATAGCAGTGAAGAGACTTTAAAGGGACAGTATACTCTACCTTCAGCCTTGGCCCTCAAACATGAGGACTACTCAAATGATGGCAGTGAGGAGAATTTAAATGCACAGTGTACTTTACCTTCAGCAGTGACCCTAGACCATACGTATAGCATGGAAAGCAATGGGAGAATGACAAAGACAAGACATAGGCTGGAGGAAGATGTCAAACCAGACCCTTCCACTCTGACCCTAGGCCCCTCCATTCTGACTCCCTCACTGAGGATCCGTGTCAAACTGGAGAGAGGGGTTGAGGTTGATGGCGCCCCCCTCCAGTGGGATGAGGGGATGAGCGATGGAGAGGGGAGTGAACATAGCGAAGACACTGAGAGTGCAGGAGGAACAGACAACGACAGGTTAACAGAGAGCAGCGGAGAAACGGATATAGATGAGGAGGACATCAGGCTgagtgaagaagaggaggaggaaatgaaAAGTAAACAGGGGGAGGATAGGAAGTATGACATCCGGAGCGAAAAAGAGGATGAGGATGCTGAGATACTGATTGACCAAGATGGTGAGCCCTCCTCGTCTGAGCGGGAGTCAGAATTTGACCCAGAAGAGTTATCAGATTCTGACTCGGGGTCCAGCAGCACTGGGGAATCCAGTGGGTCTTCTTACACTCCTGTACGCACACGGAAAGCCAAGACCCGGCCATCCTGGACTAAGCGGCCCCAGACCAAGTTGTCCCAGGTCAAGCCTTATTATTGCATCTATTGCACCAAAGGACCGTATCATAATATGGACTTTCATGTGAAGACCTGCAATATGAAGGACTTTCAATGCTCTTTATGCCAAGCCGTCTTCCCTACCGAGATGGCCATGTTGGACCATGAGGTTCAGACTCACTCTGAAGCCATATCGGGCCAAATGTACACCTGTGAGTTCTGCCGTCAGGTCTTCCCCGATCTGGCCATCTACAAAAACCACAACTGTCCCAAAAAAGACACATCCGCCCCACATGTTCCTGATCCCACTACGTGTATCCATTGTGGAACAGGGCCATTCACTAATATGGACGTTCATTTGAGAAGCTGCAGTTGGAAAGGTCTTACATGCACTGAGTGCAGAGTACTCTTCCATAATAGGAAGGCCCTGCAGAACCATAACGTTTCAGTTCACGGACAGCTTTCCACTATGTGTGCTGTTTGCGGCAGAGGGCCATTCACAGATATGGACTTCCATTTGAGGAGCTGCTCTAGGGATTGGTCCTTACAATGCTCTGAGTGCAAAGTCCAATTTCCTTCTGAGAAATTCCTGGTGGACCATAATCTTCAATATCACAGTGCCACATCAAAGACCTCTGACCAaggtgtctgtgtttattgcggCAGTGGACCATTCACTAGTCTGGACATCCACATGAGGACCTGCTCTAAGCAGAAGGGCTTAAAATGCTCTGTGTGCAATGTTTTTTTCCCTACTGAATCGGTCCTGGCTGATCATATGGTTTGCTATCACAGCACCCCATACCATGTCCATAGAACCCCATACCAAGTCCAGAGCATCCCAtaccaagtccagaacagagacTCAGAGACCCCTGAAGGTACCTGTCTCCATTGTGGCAGAGGTCCATTCACTAGTCTGGATATCCACTTGAGGACCTGCTCTGGGAAGAAGGGCTTCAAATGCTTTGTTTGCAACGTTTTCTTTCCTACAGAGACAGCCCTGGCCGACCATAAGGTTCTCGTTCACAGTATCCCATCAGAGACCCCTGACAAAGGTACCTGTGACCATTGTGGCAAGGGGCCATTCACTAATCTGGACAACCACATGAAGACCTGCTCTGAGAGGAAGTGCATCCAATGTTCTGTGTGCAAGTTTTTCTTTCCTAGTGATGTCCTGGCCAACCATATGATTTCCTATCACAGTACCAAATCCCGAGTTCAGAGCCCAGTCACAGAGACGCCTGACAAAGGTGCCTGTGTCCATTGCGGCAGAGGGCCCTTCACTAGTCTGGAACATCACATGAAGTACTGCAATAAGCAGAAGGGCATCCAATGCGTTATGTGTAAAGCTTACTTTCTTACTGAGGGCAGTCTGGTGGACCATATTGTTTTGGCTCACGCTGACAAGCTGGTCACCCAAGCTGGTGGGTCCTCCACTACGACTTTCTCCTTCGTACCCATGGCTATCTCTACCACCTCAGGCCGGCAGAGCCCCAGTAGCTCCACCCTGATGTGTTACAGTAGTGGCAATAAGGAGCTGAAACGACTGGCCCCAGTCCCTGTGGCTGATCAGGGCCCCAGTCCAGTTGGCCAGCTAACACCTGCTGGACAGTCTCCTGTGTCTCTGCCTAGAGTAATGCTGTCTACCACCTCCTCTTCCCAGCCAGCTGTTCCTGTGGTGGCCACCTTGCTCTTTGACAACACTGGTGGTGGTCCAGGGAAAATGGCCAGGCTGGTCCCAGTGGCCCCACAGACCAACCCTCCCAAACCGCAGGTCACAGCACCCATGCAGACTAACACAGCAAAGCCCCTTGGGCAGTTCTCTAACCTTCTGCAACAGACTATCCATCAGGCAAAATCTGTCCAACAGCAGACACCCAGGCCCACTACCCTAGCCATGGACCCTATCAGATCACCCACCACTCCATCCCCTAGACCTGTCTCAGCCTCTGCCCCGGGGAAAATCACCTTGATCCGCCTCTCACCTGTCCCTACCCCCCCTCAAGCTCAGTCTTCCCCCCTTACCCTTGCCTTTGCCCCAGCCCCTCTAAGCATCATGTGTATGTTTGTGAATAGAAGTAAGGAGCTGGCCCTGGAGAAACGCATGAAGATGAGCTGGCGCTCCAAGGGCACCTACACCTGCCGCCAGTGCGGCGCTGTCTCGCAGCAGCCCTCGCTCAGTGTGAAGCACCGCTACCTCCACCGGGGCTCCCGGCGGTACCGCTGCCACTGTGGTAGGTCGTTCCTGCGGCGGTTGCATCTCCTGCGTCACTACCTCCAGCACGCCCAGGCCACCCGCTACATATGCACTGCCTGCGGGGAGACCTTTGACGGGGCAAAGTGCCTCGCACAGCACATGGTTGGAGCTTCCAGCACAACTAGATGTCCAGGTGACAGCATAACTTTGAAGCTGAGGAAAGAGTGCCGGATACCCTTCTCCTGTCACTGTGGGCAGATGTTTTGTAGGCCTGCTGCTTTTCTCTGGCACAAACTGAAAAACACCCAAAGGACTTAA
- the LOC129857263 gene encoding zinc finger protein 836-like isoform X2, which produces MVAMEMAAEDIVIQETVGAEVELLEDVNKAQKQSPPEIPRFSVPRPFSIPEDSSDDDCELSGDSISAYGMHSMELGGKCWECGVQFKSGQELIEHFESHRSKVSTSCNICQVTFSRTVSLAMHLVNAHPNSVLHCSNCQLHFSNLWDLNKHIGIHLFTELLNTPLGDISNNGLNSSEETLKGQYTLPSALALKHEDYSNDGSEENLNAQCTLPSAVTLDHTYSMESNGRMTKTRHRLEEDVKPDPSTLTLGPSILTPSLRIRVKLERGVEVDGAPLQWDEGMSDGEGSEHSEDTESAGGTDNDRLTESSGETDIDEEDIRLSEEEEEEMKSKQGEDRKYDIRSEKEDEDAEILIDQDGEPSSSERESEFDPEELSDSDSGSSSTGESSGSSYTPVRTRKAKTRPSWTKRPQTKLSQVKPYYCIYCTKGPYHNMDFHVKTCNMKDFQCSLCQAVFPTEMAMLDHEVQTHSEAISGQMYTCEFCRQVFPDLAIYKNHNCPKKDTSAPHVPDPTTCIHCGTGPFTNMDVHLRSCSWKGLTCTECRVLFHNRKALQNHNVSVHGQLSTMCAVCGRGPFTDMDFHLRSCSRDWSLQCSECKVQFPSEKFLVDHNLQYHSATSKTSDQGVCVYCGSGPFTSLDIHMRTCSKQKGLKCSVCNVFFPTESVLADHMVCYHSTPYHVHRTPYQVQSIPYQVQNRDSETPEGTCLHCGRGPFTSLDIHLRTCSGKKGFKCFVCNVFFPTETALADHKVLVHSIPSETPDKGTCDHCGKGPFTNLDNHMKTCSERKCIQCSVCKFFFPSDVLANHMISYHSTKSRVQSPVTETPDKGACVHCGRGPFTSLEHHMKYCNKQKGIQCVMCKAYFLTEGSLVDHIVLAHADKLVTQAGGSSTTTFSFVPMAISTTSGRQSPSSSTLMCYSSGNKELKRLAPVPVADQGPSPVGQLTPAGQSPVSLPRVMLSTTSSSQPAVPVVATLLFDNTGGGPGKMARLVPVAPQTNPPKPQVTAPMQTNTAKPLGQFSNLLQQTIHQAKSVQQQTPRPTTLAMDPIRSPTTPSPRPVSASAPGKITLIRLSPVPTPPQAQSSPLTLAFAPAPLSIMCMFVNRSKELALEKRMKMSWRSKGTYTCRQCGAVSQQPSLSVKHRYLHRGSRRYRCHCGRSFLRRLHLLRHYLQHAQATRYICTACGETFDGAKCLAQHMVGASSTTRCPGDSITLKLRKECRIPFSCHCGQMFCRPAAFLWHKLKNTQRT; this is translated from the exons ATGGTTGCTATGGAGATGGCTGCTGAAGACATAGTGATTCAGGAGACCGTGGGGGCAGAGGTGGAGCTACTGGAGGATGTGAACAAAGCCCAGAAGCAGAGTCCACCG GAGATCCCCAGGTTTTCTGTGCCACGCCCGTTCTCCATTCCAGAGGACTCGAGTGACGATGACTGTGAACTGTCAGGGGACAGCATCTCTGCTTACGGCATGCATTCCATGGAGCTGGGGGGAAAGTGCTGGGAATGTGGCGTGCAATTCAAGTCTGGCCAGGAGTTGATCGAACACTTTGAGAGCCACAGGTCCAAGGTCTCAACGTCCTGCAACATATGTCAAGTGACTTTCAGTCGCACAGTATCACTGGCTATGCACCTAGTCAACGCACacccaaactcagtcctccatTGCAGCAACTGCCAGCTGCATTTCAGCAACTTGTGGGATCTCAACAAGCACATAGGAATACACTTGTTCACCGAGTTGTTAAATACACCCCTTGGGGACATCTCAAATAATGGCTTGAATAGCAGTGAAGAGACTTTAAAGGGACAGTATACTCTACCTTCAGCCTTGGCCCTCAAACATGAGGACTACTCAAATGATGGCAGTGAGGAGAATTTAAATGCACAGTGTACTTTACCTTCAGCAGTGACCCTAGACCATACGTATAGCATGGAAAGCAATGGGAGAATGACAAAGACAAGACATAGGCTGGAGGAAGATGTCAAACCAGACCCTTCCACTCTGACCCTAGGCCCCTCCATTCTGACTCCCTCACTGAGGATCCGTGTCAAACTGGAGAGAGGGGTTGAGGTTGATGGCGCCCCCCTCCAGTGGGATGAGGGGATGAGCGATGGAGAGGGGAGTGAACATAGCGAAGACACTGAGAGTGCAGGAGGAACAGACAACGACAGGTTAACAGAGAGCAGCGGAGAAACGGATATAGATGAGGAGGACATCAGGCTgagtgaagaagaggaggaggaaatgaaAAGTAAACAGGGGGAGGATAGGAAGTATGACATCCGGAGCGAAAAAGAGGATGAGGATGCTGAGATACTGATTGACCAAGATGGTGAGCCCTCCTCGTCTGAGCGGGAGTCAGAATTTGACCCAGAAGAGTTATCAGATTCTGACTCGGGGTCCAGCAGCACTGGGGAATCCAGTGGGTCTTCTTACACTCCTGTACGCACACGGAAAGCCAAGACCCGGCCATCCTGGACTAAGCGGCCCCAGACCAAGTTGTCCCAGGTCAAGCCTTATTATTGCATCTATTGCACCAAAGGACCGTATCATAATATGGACTTTCATGTGAAGACCTGCAATATGAAGGACTTTCAATGCTCTTTATGCCAAGCCGTCTTCCCTACCGAGATGGCCATGTTGGACCATGAGGTTCAGACTCACTCTGAAGCCATATCGGGCCAAATGTACACCTGTGAGTTCTGCCGTCAGGTCTTCCCCGATCTGGCCATCTACAAAAACCACAACTGTCCCAAAAAAGACACATCCGCCCCACATGTTCCTGATCCCACTACGTGTATCCATTGTGGAACAGGGCCATTCACTAATATGGACGTTCATTTGAGAAGCTGCAGTTGGAAAGGTCTTACATGCACTGAGTGCAGAGTACTCTTCCATAATAGGAAGGCCCTGCAGAACCATAACGTTTCAGTTCACGGACAGCTTTCCACTATGTGTGCTGTTTGCGGCAGAGGGCCATTCACAGATATGGACTTCCATTTGAGGAGCTGCTCTAGGGATTGGTCCTTACAATGCTCTGAGTGCAAAGTCCAATTTCCTTCTGAGAAATTCCTGGTGGACCATAATCTTCAATATCACAGTGCCACATCAAAGACCTCTGACCAaggtgtctgtgtttattgcggCAGTGGACCATTCACTAGTCTGGACATCCACATGAGGACCTGCTCTAAGCAGAAGGGCTTAAAATGCTCTGTGTGCAATGTTTTTTTCCCTACTGAATCGGTCCTGGCTGATCATATGGTTTGCTATCACAGCACCCCATACCATGTCCATAGAACCCCATACCAAGTCCAGAGCATCCCAtaccaagtccagaacagagacTCAGAGACCCCTGAAGGTACCTGTCTCCATTGTGGCAGAGGTCCATTCACTAGTCTGGATATCCACTTGAGGACCTGCTCTGGGAAGAAGGGCTTCAAATGCTTTGTTTGCAACGTTTTCTTTCCTACAGAGACAGCCCTGGCCGACCATAAGGTTCTCGTTCACAGTATCCCATCAGAGACCCCTGACAAAGGTACCTGTGACCATTGTGGCAAGGGGCCATTCACTAATCTGGACAACCACATGAAGACCTGCTCTGAGAGGAAGTGCATCCAATGTTCTGTGTGCAAGTTTTTCTTTCCTAGTGATGTCCTGGCCAACCATATGATTTCCTATCACAGTACCAAATCCCGAGTTCAGAGCCCAGTCACAGAGACGCCTGACAAAGGTGCCTGTGTCCATTGCGGCAGAGGGCCCTTCACTAGTCTGGAACATCACATGAAGTACTGCAATAAGCAGAAGGGCATCCAATGCGTTATGTGTAAAGCTTACTTTCTTACTGAGGGCAGTCTGGTGGACCATATTGTTTTGGCTCACGCTGACAAGCTGGTCACCCAAGCTGGTGGGTCCTCCACTACGACTTTCTCCTTCGTACCCATGGCTATCTCTACCACCTCAGGCCGGCAGAGCCCCAGTAGCTCCACCCTGATGTGTTACAGTAGTGGCAATAAGGAGCTGAAACGACTGGCCCCAGTCCCTGTGGCTGATCAGGGCCCCAGTCCAGTTGGCCAGCTAACACCTGCTGGACAGTCTCCTGTGTCTCTGCCTAGAGTAATGCTGTCTACCACCTCCTCTTCCCAGCCAGCTGTTCCTGTGGTGGCCACCTTGCTCTTTGACAACACTGGTGGTGGTCCAGGGAAAATGGCCAGGCTGGTCCCAGTGGCCCCACAGACCAACCCTCCCAAACCGCAGGTCACAGCACCCATGCAGACTAACACAGCAAAGCCCCTTGGGCAGTTCTCTAACCTTCTGCAACAGACTATCCATCAGGCAAAATCTGTCCAACAGCAGACACCCAGGCCCACTACCCTAGCCATGGACCCTATCAGATCACCCACCACTCCATCCCCTAGACCTGTCTCAGCCTCTGCCCCGGGGAAAATCACCTTGATCCGCCTCTCACCTGTCCCTACCCCCCCTCAAGCTCAGTCTTCCCCCCTTACCCTTGCCTTTGCCCCAGCCCCTCTAAGCATCATGTGTATGTTTGTGAATAGAAGTAAGGAGCTGGCCCTGGAGAAACGCATGAAGATGAGCTGGCGCTCCAAGGGCACCTACACCTGCCGCCAGTGCGGCGCTGTCTCGCAGCAGCCCTCGCTCAGTGTGAAGCACCGCTACCTCCACCGGGGCTCCCGGCGGTACCGCTGCCACTGTGGTAGGTCGTTCCTGCGGCGGTTGCATCTCCTGCGTCACTACCTCCAGCACGCCCAGGCCACCCGCTACATATGCACTGCCTGCGGGGAGACCTTTGACGGGGCAAAGTGCCTCGCACAGCACATGGTTGGAGCTTCCAGCACAACTAGATGTCCAGGTGACAGCATAACTTTGAAGCTGAGGAAAGAGTGCCGGATACCCTTCTCCTGTCACTGTGGGCAGATGTTTTGTAGGCCTGCTGCTTTTCTCTGGCACAAACTGAAAAACACCCAAAGGACTTAA